A window from Betta splendens chromosome 1, fBetSpl5.4, whole genome shotgun sequence encodes these proteins:
- the mttp gene encoding LOW QUALITY PROTEIN: microsomal triglyceride transfer protein large subunit (The sequence of the model RefSeq protein was modified relative to this genomic sequence to represent the inferred CDS: inserted 1 base in 1 codon) encodes MLPLVVFLLCAASSFSASTKGGVAAGPRLNNNQLYKFSYTTEVLLDRSRGSKEGGAGYSISSGVHVSLAWRNPSSKDDQLIQLAISNVRIAHASTRSGKKNILQGSTAEEVLGKTRLAALTKPFFVHLKNGKAKGFYSYRSEPGTIKNLKRGLASLLQVQLSSGKVIENDVSGRCTVEYRAVKNEVTRTKLLDTCATEETGFTTDSQALGVSRKSTSVTAFTLEDGFIRSAVAEERHSLAVNARRSAAAAVVSRQTLTLLGTEAGPLEAAGKDVAGVVKAIDPKLAAVGVAAEKVKTQCKDCPSLFEHWQTQQKQLEPESLSKATAPRSFLALVQSVRKASKDEILKVLKSASKTSLPQVVDAVTSAQTAASLDAVLEFLNFTDAKGLVLQERFLYACGFASHPNERMLQALLDIYKGKIGSTDIKESVVIIMGALVHKLCRKGGCNSPTVVQVKKMILEGPGSTRAESEVQMYLLALKNSLLPEAIPIFIKYAESEVGVYNTIALSALQRYDLRLITDEVKRTVNRVYHQNRRIYEKNVRAAAADVLLSSNPSYMEVKNVLLSIGHLPHEMNKYMLSKVQDILRFQMPASKVIRRALKDMISHNYDRFAKVGSSSSFSGFMAQTADLTSTYSLDILYSGSGIMRRSVMNIYGANDGAVLHGLQVAIEAQGLETLIAATADEGEEILESFAGMSALLFDVQLRPVTFFKGYSDLMSKMFSMSGDPINVVKGLMLLSDHSEVIQLQSGLQASAEFQAGLAIDISGGMEISLWYRESKTSINNRGALVVTGNITVDMDFMRAGVEVSFETETALDFITTXQFSEYPFLVCIQMDKATFPISEHLTTYESLALGRSVASRRRGRKQLVPGSEFPLHQENSNMCKRVFDSSW; translated from the exons ATGTTACCTCTAGTCGTGTTCTTGCTTTGCGCAGCCTCCTCTTTCTCAGCTTCTACCAAAG GTGGTGTTGCTGCTGGACCCCGGCTGAACAACAACCAGCTGTACAAATTCAGCTACACCACCGAGGTGCTGCTGGACCGGTCCAGGGGGTCCAAAGAGGGCGGCGCCGGCTACAGCATCTCCAGCGGCGTGCACGTCAGCCTGGCGTGGAGGAATCCGAGCAGCAAGGACGACCAGCTGATTCAGCTGGCG ATCTCTAATGTGAGGATCGCGCACGCATCCACGCGATCTGGGAAGAAGAACATCCTGCAGGGATCCACAGCTGAGGAGGTTCTGGGGAAAACCAGACTGGCAGCGCTGACGAAGCCTTTCTTTGTCCATTTAAAGAATGGGAAG GCGAAAGGCTTTTATTCCTACAGGTCCGAACCAGGAACCATCAAGAACCTGAAGCGGGGGCTGGCCAGTTTACTGCAAGTGCAGCTGAGTAGCGGGAAGGTTATAGAG AACGATGTGTCTGGACGCTGCACGGTCGAGTACAGGGCAGTAAAAAATGAGGTGACCAGAACCAAGCTCCTGGACACGTGCGCGACGGAGGAGACGGGCTTCACCACGGACAGCCAGGCGCTGGGCGTGAGCAGGAAGTCCACGTCGGTCACGGCCTTCACGCTGGAGGACGGCTTCATCCGCTCGGCCGTGGCCGAGGAGAGGCACTCGCTGGCCGTCAACGCCCGCCGCTCGGCGGCCGCCGCCGTCGTGTCCAG GCAGACCCTCACGCTGCTGGGCACCGAGGCCGGGCCCCTGGAGGCTGCTGGGAAGGACGTGGCCGGCGTCGTCAAGGCCATCGACCCCAAGCTGGCGGCGGTCGGCGTCGCCGCCGAGAAGGTCAAGACCCAGTGCAAGGACTGTCCGTCG CTTTTCGAACACTGGCAGacccagcagaagcagctggagccaGAGAGCCTGTCCAAAGCTACGGCTCCTCGCAGCTTCCTGGCCCTCGTCCAGAGCGTCAGGAAGGCGTCCAAGGACGAGATCCTCAAAGTGCTGAAGAGTGCCAGCAAGACGTCTCT ACCTCAGGTGGTGGACGCTGTGACCTCCGCCCAGACCGCCGCGTCTCTGGATGCTGTGCTGGAGTTCCTTAACTTCACGGACGCCAAGGGTCTGGTTCTGCAGGAGAGGTTCCTGTACGCCTGCGGCTTCGCCTCGCATCCCAACGAGAGGATGCTCCAGGCTCTGCTG GATATTTATAAGGGCAAGATTGGCAGCACTGACATCAAGGAGTCTGTGGTGATCATTATGGGAGCCTTAGTCCACAAACTGTGTCGGAAAGGAGGATGCAACTCACCA ACAGTGGTGCAGGTGAAGAAGATGATTTTAGAGGGTCCTGGCAGCACACGGGCCGAGTCGGAGGTTCAGATGTACCTCCTGGCCCTGAAGAACTCGCTGCTCCCGGAGGCCATTCCCATCTTCATCAAATACGCCGAGTCAGAAGTGGGCGTCTACAACACCATCGCCCTGAGCGCCCTGCAGAGATACGACCTCCGCCTCATCACAGACGAG GTCAAACGGACGGTGAACAGAGTTTACCACCAGAACCGACGCATCTACGAGAAGAACGTGAGGGCGGCGGCCGCCGACGTGCTCCTCAGCAGCAACCCGTCGTACATGGAGGTCAAGAACGTCCTCCTGTCCATCGGGCACCTTCCGCACGAGATGAACAAGTACATGCTGTCGAAGGTCCAGGACATCCTCCGCTTCCAGATGCCTGCCAG CAAAGTCATACGTCGAGCCCTGAAGGACATGATCTCCCACAACTACGACCGCTTCGCAAAAGTGGGGTCGTCGTCGTCATTCTCAGGCTTCATGGCTC AAACCGCCGACCTGACGTCCACGTACAGCCTGGACATCTTGTATTCGGGCTCAGGAATCATGAGACGGAGCGTGATGAATATCTACGGTGCTAATGATGGAGCAGTGCTGCATGGGCTGCAG GTGGCTATCGAGGCCCAGGGGCTGGAGACCCTGATTGCTGCCACGGCGGACGAGGGGGAGGAAATCCTGGAGTCCTTCGCCGGGATGTCGGCGCTGCTGTTCGATGTGCAGCTGAGGCCCGTCACCTTCTTCAAGGGCTACAGCGACCTCATGTCCAAAATGTTCTCCATGAGCGGGGATCCCATCAATGTGGTGAAGGGTCTCATGCTGCTGAGCGACCACTCTGAG GTCATTCAGCTGCAGTCCGGCCTGCAGGCCAGTGCAGAGTTTCAGGCAGGTTTAGCCATTGACATTTCTGGAGGCATGGAGATAAGCCTGTGGTACAGAGAGTCCAAGACCAGCATCAACAACAG GGGAGCGCTAGTGGTCACAGGGAACATCACCGTGGACATGGACTTCATGCGAGCGGGCGTGGAGGTCAGCTTCGAAACGGAGACGGCGCTGGACTTCATCACCA TCCAGTTCTCAGAGTACCCCTTCTTAGTGTGCATCCAGATGGACAAagccaccttccccatcag TGAACACCTGACCACGTACGAGAGCCTGGCGTTGGGACGGAGCGTCGCGTCGCGGCGTCGGGGCAGGAAGCAGCTCGTCCCCGGCTCCGAGTTCCCGCTGCACCAGGAGAACTCCAACATGTGCAAGAGGGTCTTCGATTCCAGCTGGTAG
- the LOC114861830 gene encoding LOW QUALITY PROTEIN: tetraspanin-5 (The sequence of the model RefSeq protein was modified relative to this genomic sequence to represent the inferred CDS: inserted 1 base in 1 codon): MMSGKHFKVHEVSCCIKYFIFGFNIIFWFLGIAFLAIGLWAWSEKGVLSNISSITDLGGFDPVWLFSLVGGVMFILGFAGCIGALRENSFLLKFFSVFLGIIFFLELTAGVLAFVFKDWIXDQLNLFINNNIRAYRDDIDLQNLIDFTQEYWECCGAFGADDWNMNIYFNCTDSNPSREKCGVPFSCCTKDPAEDVINTQCGYDIRAKTDSEQRPFIYIKGCVPQFEKWLQDNLTVVAGIFIGIALLQIFGICLAQNLVSDIEAVRESCLFT, from the exons ATGATGTCAGGGAAGCATTTCAAGGTCCATGAAGTCAGCTGCTGCATCAAGTACTTCATCTTCGGCTTCAACATCATATTCTGG TTCCTGGGCATCGCGTTCCTCGCCATCGGACTGTGGGCATGGAGCGAGAAG ggGGTCCTCTCCAACATCTCGTCCATCACGGACCTGGGGGGTTTCGACCCCGTGTGGCTCTTCTCTCTCGTGGGCGGCGTGATGTTCATCCTGGGATTCGCCGGCTGCATCGGAGCGCTGCGAGAAAACTCCTTCCTGCTCAAGTTT TTCTCCGTGTTCCTCGGGATCATCTTCTTCCTGGAGCTGACGGCGGGAGTCCTGGCCTTTGTCTTCAAAGACTGGA AGGATCAGCTCAACCTtttcatcaacaacaacattcGGGCCTATAGGGACGACATCGATCTGCAGAACCTGATAGACTTCACTCAGGAATAC TGGGAATGCTGTGGCGCTTTCGGGGCCGATGACTGGAACATGAACATCTACTTCAACTGCACCGACTCGAACCCGAGCCGGGAGAAGTGCGGGGTGcccttctcctgctgcaccaAAGATCCCGCG GAGGACGTCATCAACACTCAGTGTGGATATGACATCCGAGCGAAGACG GACTCCGAGCAGCGGCCGTTCATCTACATCAAAGGCTGCGTGCCTCAGTTTGAGAAGTGGCTGCAGGACAACCTGACGGTGGTGGCGGGCATCTTCATCGGCAtcgcgctgctgcag ATTTTCGGCATCTGTCTGGCCCAGAACCTCGTGAGTGACATCGAGGCGGTCAGGGAGAGTTG CTTGTTCACCTGA